The DNA window TTAACCACCCCGTCAAAAATTCTTTGAATTTTCGCCACCCCTCCGGAGGAGGGGAATTCTTACGTCTTCAACTTATATATTAGTAAGAATTGGAGATTTTTGCAAAGCTTAATATGTACTGTACGGTTTACAAGTTAATTAATACATCTTCTCGATGATATCTGCATATTTTTTAATCACCACATTTCTTTTAACCTTCAATGTCGGGGTGATTTCTCCGGTATTGATGTCAAATTCTGCCGGCATCAGGGTGAATTTCTTCACTTTCTCATAGTCGGCAAGGTGGTTTTGTAATTCTTTTATTTTTTCTTTATAAAGGTTGATCACCTTGTCATTTTTTACAGCTTCTTCCCAATTGGTGAAAGGAATATTATTCTTTTTAATATAGTCCTGTAAAAATTCAAAGTTCGGTACAATCAGAGCGGAAACAAACTGTCTGCCTTCGGCAATCAACATGATCTGCTGAATAAAATTATTATTGGTCAGAAGGTTTTCGATTTGTTGCGGGGCAATATATTTTCCGTTGGAAGTCTTCATCAGGTCTTTAATTCTGTCTGTAATGACAAGGTTTCCATGTTCGTCAAATTTACCGGCATCTCCCGTTTTAAACCAACCATCTTCAGTAAATACTTTCTGAGTTTCTTCAGGACGGTTGTAGTATCCTTTCATAATCCCATTTCCTCTGGCCTGGATCTCATCGTTTTCTCCGATACGGATTTCTACTCCCGGTAATGGCTTTCCACTTGTTGCATGCTCGAAATGAGTTAAAGGGAACAGCGTTAATGTTGCGGTTGTTTCTGTCAATCCGTATCCAACGGTTATGTGGATGCCCACAGATTCAAAAAACCGGGTTACTTCAGGTGACAGAGAAGCGCCACCACAAGGTAAAAACCAAAGTCTTCCACCCATTTTTTCTTTGATTTTGCTGAATACCAACATATCCGCAACGGATTCTTTTATTTTTAACCCCAATGGAATTGGTCTTTCATTTCGTCTCAACTCTGCAGTTTCCCATCCGGTTTTCAAAGCCCAATCGAATATTTTTTTCTTGAACGATGATCCCTCCTCTGCCTTCTCCAAAACTCCTGCATAGACTTTCTGAAAAAATCTCGGAACCGTACACATAGCAGTTGGCTTTACCTCCTCCAATGCTTTGGCTACATTTTTCGGATCCTCAAGGAAATAAACCCTTGCCCCTCCATAGAGACAAAGCAAGCTCCAGCTTCTTTCAAAAACGTGGCTTAATGGTAAAAATGCAAGGGAAAGTTCTTCTTCAAATTTTTTAAATTCAAAAAATTCAAAGTGAGAATCAAAAGCCTTGATAAAATTCCCATGGGTAAGCATTACTCCTTTTGGGATACCTGTGGTCCCTGATGTATAGATCAGTGTTGCAGTATCGTCATTGTCTTTTTTACAGATTTCCAGCTCCTGGGAAGCTTTTGCTATAAAATCTTCGAGGTAAAAACTATTGAATTCTTTCTTGATCCACACTGCTTTTTTAGAAACAATAATGGTTTCAAGACGGTTATTTTCTTTATTTAAAATTTCAAGACAAGCATCATATTGAGCCTGATTACCCACCAAAACCGCTTTCGCTTCAGAATCACTAAGAATATATTCTGCCTGCTCGGCGTTATTCGTTGAATAAATGGGAACAGTAATCGCCCCGATCGCCATAGCAGCCAGATCAACGATCATCCATTCTGATGAATTGTCCGAATAAATGGCTACTTTATCACCATCCTGAATCCCTGAACTTCTTAATGCATTAGCCGTTTTAAAGATAATTTCACTGAATTTCTTCCAACTCAGCTCTTTCCACGCTGCATCTTTCTTTTTAAAGCCAATAGCAGCTTTTATAGGGTGCTTTTCTACATTTTTAAGGATAATTGCCTCTGCAAGATTCATTTCTTCAGCTTTTTGTCGTTAATATAATTGTTCAGGTGAAAGTCGATACTTTCTTGTATGGGAATAAACTGATAGTTCAGCTTCTCGGTGACTTTGTGATTGGAAATGGTATTGAATGAAGATATTGCTTCTATATTGGATTTTGTAACCATTTTTAATTTGGGGATCAGCCATCCGAAAAGAGTATTGGCTAATCTGCCGATATTCAATACTGATTGTGAAAGTACTTTTGCATCCTTCAGGCCTAATCGTGTTCTGATTTGTTTGGCCAGTTCAGTAAATTTTTTGTTTTCGGAAACAATGATGAATCTTTCTCCAAAAATATTATTTTCCATCAGCTCAATGGCAGTTTTTGCAACGTCTCTTACATCCACATAGGCGGAACCTCCGGAAAATGTAAAACCATTATCTTCAAAAGTAGAAAAAAGTTCTCCGCTACTTTGACTCCAGTTTCCGCTTCCAACGATCATTCCCGGATTGATAATAATGACATTCAACCCTTCTGCGGAAGCTCTCCACACCTCCATTTCAGATAAATGTTTGGAAATAGCATACGCCGAATGCTCTAATTTTGGATTAAAATCAGAATCTTCATCCAGTTCTCCTTTTTCATTAAAATTATCTAAAACAGCGACAGAACTTACATGCAGAAATTTTTTAACCTCAGATCCTTCACAGGCAAACAACAAGCTTTCTGTACCTTTGATATTGGTATGATACATTTCTTTTTCATCTTTCGGATGAAAGCTTACTTTTGCGGCACAGTGATATACTTCTTCTACGCCTTTTAACGCAGTCTGTAAAGAATCAGAATCATCAAAATTCACATCGACCCATTCGATTTTATTGAAAAAATCGTCAGGATTCTCCGTATAAAAGCTGTATGAATGCCTTACTTCGTTTAAATTGCTACCCGGTCTTTTGGAAGCACGTACATTTTTACCTCTTTTAAGAAGCTCCAGCACGATTATTCTCCCCAGGATTCCGGTAGCGCCCGTTACAAAAACCATTAATTATTTTACTTGATTGCTGACTAAAATATGACAATATTTTCTATCCGGCAATTCTTCAGGTTCCTGCAAAAGTTCCTTTGAAAAACTGCTTTTGCAAATTTGCGATTTTTAAAGCATAATTCAATTTAATTTAACCAATATTATCATTCCTGAAATCACAAAAAATGAAGTTGGAAGACAAAATATCTACGTTTTAATTCACAAAGTATTTTGACGATTATAAGGTCTAGGTTTCAACTTTCACATATAAAGTTACCACTAAGTATTCTCACCATCTCTAATTTCACCTATATTATAGTTGAAGACGTAAGAATTCCCCTCCTCCGGAGGGGTGGCGAAAATTCAAAGAATTTTTGACGGGGTGGTTTCAACGCAAAAGTCCTGAAAGTTTTAAGTTAAAAACCATCAGGACTTCTATATTTAAAATGACTATTATTAAGCCATTACCATATTATTTCTTCTTGGAGCTTTGTCACAAAGAACGTCTGCAATGCTTTTAGAAATCATATTTCCTTCCGTAAGGTTATCTAACCAGAAAAATTCTCCTGCTGCATTGATTTCAATGAAATAATATTCATCTTCAGGAGAAACAATCATATCAATAGCACCATAATCTACATGGTAAACATCCAGCAATTCCAGCAGCTTTTCTTCAACATCTTCTGGAAGCTCTGTTCTTTTCCACTTATCAATCAGATTAATGCCATCTTTTCTCCAGTCTACTTTTGCATCTTCAGACTGTTGAGAATCGATTTCGAATGCATATACATCTCTGCCGACAATGGTAATGCGAAGCTCTCTTTTCTTTTGAATCATCTTTTGAAACTGCATCGGGCAATATAAAAGAGAATCCAGTTCTTCCAGTTTATCTTCACTTACCACATTGGTAAATACTACATTTTCTACCCCATCTTCATAGATCGCAAAACCGGTTTGCATTTTGGCTATAACATTCTGATGTTTTACAATAAATTTTTTGGCTTCTTCAGGGTTGTTGGTAAGACAGGTTTCAGGAATGGTAAGTCCTATTTTATGGGCAACTTTCAGTTGTTCTTCCTTACTGTCAAGCCTTCTGTAAACACTTGGTTTCCCTAATGAATAAGTATCAACGGATTCAATAAACCCGAAAAGTGTATTACGGATCTCACCCATTGTAGCGCCATAAAATTTACCCTCGATTTCCTCTTTCAATCCATTTCCGATATTGTAAGCCCTTCTGTACCAAACTGCAGAAATATCATCTAAACGGTACTTTTTATCTGCTGTTTCAAGAATGCTTACCCATTCTCCATCCTGAAAAACAGTTGATAATTTGTTTTGTAACGGGTATAGGTCAACATCAAAACGGATGACTTCATAGTTATTTTGCTCAACATACTCTGTTACTTTTTCAATGGAAAAATTATCTAAAGTATGGGTTATAATTAAAATTTTATTCATGGAAATTAATTCTTTTAATAAGATTATCGGCAATTCTTTCTGCGATGGGAAAGTTCAGTTCTTTCTGTAACATTCCCCATTCTCCCTGCGGATTGACTTCCAGGAAATAATACTTCCCATCTCTTCCTTTGATCATATCGATGGCTCCGATATACAGTCCCATTTCTTTCATCATCGAGGTAAGGTTTATTTTAATATCTTCAGGTAATTCGTAGGCTGACCAGAAATACCCTTCACGTGAAAGCCTCCAGTCGGCATTTTCACTGTTATTGATCTTTCCGGTAAAAAAATCACCATCTACATAGACAATTCTCAATTCATATTCTTTTTCAATATAAGGTTGGAAAATCATCGGGCAATAGGCAATATCCGAAAGATGTTCAAGGGATTCTTCCTCAATAACTGTTGTGGAAATCATGTTTTCCCCACTCATTGTTTTTGCTGTTACGCCATGAAGTTTTGCAATCGCTTTTCCTTTGCAGTATTGATAAAAAAAAGCGTTTATTTTTTCTTCATCATTAGAAAAAATAGTTTGAGGAACCGTAAGGTTATTTTTGTGAGCTATTTTCAGCTGAAACAACTTATTTCCATCCACTTTTTTTTCATTTTCGTAAGGATTAATCCATGGAATATCTTCTAAGACCGTGATCAGATTAGATCGGAGACTTCCATATTCGTTCAGGAAAATCTTTTCATACTCCTGATCAAGTTCTTCAGGAATGCTTATTTTCCAGGCTTTTCTGTGCCAGACTCCTTTGATGGTATCAGAATGAATGGTATTACCGCATTCATCAGTTAATTCAAATGAATTTTCATCCACACTGATCTTCTGAAGATGATTCAGCCTGTCAGAATTCAACCTGAAATATGGAATATTTTGAGAGGTAAGGTATTCGAAAAAAATATCAATATTATAAAAATCCTGTGAATGGGTGATGCAGAGAATCATTTTGCCGGTTGTATTAAAAAGGGAAACTTAATGTCTAAGTTTCCCTTACTATAATGTTGTTGTATATTACTAAACAGTGCTGATATTATAGTTGAGCAGTATCTTCATCACCGTCAGAAGGATACTTCATCGTATGCTGTAAATCTGCTTGCGGAGTTGTTACCGTATCTATAAGCGGTTTTGTAATAGCATCTCTTTCCGGAATAGACATATCTGTTCCTCCTTTTACAGTTTCAGGATCTTTCACTTGTTTTTCTAAGAATGATGCGAAAAACGGTTTTTTCTTTGAATTGTTGTTTTCCATAAGTTAATATTTTTATTTTTTTGATAAAACCAAAGTACAAAAAATTCAACTCATGGAGAAATAATCCATCGTTTTAATAAAATTTTAACATAATAGCAAAATATCAAGAATAAAATTAACCTATTCCAAGAAACACCTTAACAACTGCCGCAAAATCAACAGGATTCTCAGCTTGTACCCAATGTCCTGCATTTTTTATGGTAACAATTTTTGCTTTTGGAAATTGCTGTTTAATTCCGAATTCATCCTGTGGTAAGATATAATTGGATTTTTCTCCGGCAATAAATAAAGTTTCTCCTTCAAAAACACCGAATTTTATGGCATTGGAGACAAATTCATTATATTTTTCGGATAATGTTTTAAGATTAAATCTCCACTTCAGTTTTTTGTTATCATCCCAGTACAGGTTCTTCGTCAAAAACTGGATCGTAGATCTCTCGGGAATATACTGGCTCAAAACGGCTTCTACATCGTTTCTGGAACCTACCGTATTAAAATCTACACTTTCCAGCGCCTTAATAACGCCCTGATGATGCGGAGGATAAGCTTTTGGGGTAATATCCACCACAATCAGCTTTTCAACTTTTTCCGGATATCTTATCGCAAACTGCATCACAGCCTTTCCTCCTAAAGAATGTCCCAGAACATGAGCTTTTTGAATCCCGTAATGATCCATGTAATGAGCAATATCATCTGCCAGATCATCGTGTGACATACTTTCTGAATGAAAGCTCCTTCCATGGTTTCGAAGGTCAATCAGATGCACCGGAAGATATTCTCCCAGATCTTTTCCAAAGCTTCCCCAGTTGTCAAGCATTCCAAATAATCCGTGGAATACCAGGAGTGGTGTGGCGGATTGATTTTCGCCAAATATTTTTGAATTTAAAATTTCCATATTGTAGAAGTTAGATGAGAGATAAGAAGTAAAATCACAAAGACCCGCACAATTCCTGGAGAATATGAGAGGCTGGAGAGAAATTTCACCAACTTATAATCTCATATTATTACCATTTTGCCAGTCTCTTCAAATAAGCCTGAACCGTATTTTCCAATCCCATATAAAGCGCTTCAGACACTAAAGCATGCCCGATAGATACTTCCAGCAGATTCGGGATATTATCAGCAAAGTATTTTAAATTATCTAAGCTTAAATCATGCCCGGCATTGATTCCCAAATTAAATTCTGTTGCTGCAACAGCGGTATCATAATACGGTTTTATCGCTTGTTCTTTGTTGCTCAAATAGTCTTTTGCGTATGCTTCAGTATACAATTCTATTCTGTCAGCTCCGGTTTTCGCTGCATATTCTACCAACTCCGGTAAAGGATCAAGGAAAATAGAGGTACGAATGCCTGCATTTTTAAATTCTGCGATGATTTCAGTGAGAAAATCCAGATGTTTCTTAGTATCCCAGCCTGCATTTGAAGTAATAGCATCGTCCGCATCAGGCACCAAAGTTACCTGCTCGGGCTTTACTTCCAGCACCATATCAATAAAACTCTGGTGCGGGTTTCCTTCAATATTAAACTCAGTCGTAACCAATGGTTTCAGATCATAGACATCTTTTCTTGTAATATGCCTTTCGTCAGGTCTTGGATGGATGGTAATTCCCTGGCCTCCAAATTCTTGGATTTTTATTGCTGCTTCTGTGACACTTGGTGTTTCACCTCCTCTTGCATTTCTTAAGGTCGCAATTTTATTAATGTTTACGCTTAGTTTTGTCATTTTATATTCAGATGTTAGATAGACAGTTTAAAAGCCCGAATGTTAAATCTGGAACTCAATCCGGATTTCATACTTCTTTTAGGGTTTCTAAACTCATTATCATTTTAAATTTAATTTATAATTTCTTGAAAAGAGCGAAAGCTTTTCTGCCTTCCTTTTTAAACTCTCGGTTTTATACTTTAACACTTACCTGCATTACCTGCAGTTCAAATTCTTTTGAAGCCACCAGCAAATGATCAAAAATATCTGCCTGAATCTGCTCAAACCTTTCCCATTTGGAATCATTGGCAAAGCAATAAATCTCCAGAGGAAGGCCCTGAGGTGTAATTTCCAGTTGGCGAACCATTCTTGTTCCGTTTTTATCGACATCAGGATCATTTTCGATATACTTCTGGGCATAATATCTGAAAACTCCGATATTGGTAAGCTGTCTTCCATTCACAACTTTATCCTTATGCTCCAGACCTTCTTTTTCTTTTCTGATTTCAATAGTTCTTTCTTCAAGATAATCTGAAATCAAATTAATTTCCTTTAAACGTTCAATATCTTCGTCGTTTAAAAACTTAAAAGAATTGATGTTAAAATAAATGGACTTCTTAATTCTTCTGGTATTGGATTCAGACATGACCTGCATGTTTTTGATCTCCGTGGTCATCAGGTCATAGGTCGGAATTGTTGAAACCGTCTTATCAAAATTGGTGATTTTTGTGGTTAAAAGATTAATCTCTGTAATATTTCCCTCAATCGTATATTTGGGAATACTTACCCAGTCTCCAACCTTTAAATTTTTGGAAGTCGCCACATGCAGTCCGGTTACAAACCCTAAAATAGTATCCCTGAAAACGAGTACCAGAACTGCCGTTATAGCTCCCAAACTTCCAACAATAGTAGTTCCTTTTATTCCGAAAATTACACAGATTCCTAAAACAGTAAATATAAAAAGTCCCAGAATTTTTACGGTTTCTGAAATGGCATTAAGTGCCATGATTTTATAGAAATCCTGTTTTATGCTAAAATAATTTCTAAAAGCACTCAATGATCTGTAGAGCATTCCTGCCAGTATCAATACTAATCCAAGATTAATACATCTTATAATAAAAATCGTTGTTTTTGGCAGTGCATTTTCAGGAAATATCGATCCTTGTATGGATCCGACTACGATCAGTGCGGCAAAATGCGCAACAGAGTTGGTTATTTTAGATTGATAAATAGAATTTAAAATCGGAAATTTTTCCTGATTATGAAATAACCGAAAAATGAAATTAATGATGAACTTAAAAACAAAATCTGTAATTAAGAGAAGGATCAGCAGCAAGCTAAGTTTGACGATGATATGAAAAACCCAGTCCAGTCCGGCTGGTGAAATCCGGGATATATAAATGTAAAGCTGCTCGCTCAGCTCCTGTATAAAATTTTTAGTTTCTTGTAACTGGTCATTCATTACAGCAAATTTATGAAATTAAGAATCATGATTTTATTATTGACAATCAATTTTCATCCCAAAAGATATTCATCGGAGGATATTTGGTAAAAATATTTTCTCAAAAACACAACAGAATAAAAAATTAATCAAAATCACTAACTATAAACAAAAAATCAAAAAAACAAATAAACATAATTGATAATATATTTTACAAATAATTCAATTTTATGCATTTATTACCAAATATTTATTACATTTGATTTAAACTAAACCCATAAAAATCAATTAAATATGAAACAAAATTATTTGTTCCTCATGTTCTGCACACTTGTGCTCTTAGTAAACTGTAAAGGAGGGGATGATACAATCACTCCGGAAGACGCTAAACCAATATCAACCGGAACGGTAGAAGGTAAAGTATTTGCTAAGAACGGAACAAAACCAATTGGTGGTGCAATTGTATTCACTGTTGATAATAAAAATCAAGTTTACCACACCTATTCCAATGCCGATGGCACATTCAGTCTGACGGCTCCTGAAGGAAATACCACACTTCACATCCAGACAGGTAATGGTCTTAATTTCAGAACCGAAATTCCGGTTACTGTAAAAAGAAATGAAACAACCAGTGTAGCCGGTAAAGATTCAAAACTGAATCAAGTTGCAAAGATAGCCTATGTAGAGGGCAGTTATGATGAAATAGAAACTATTATTGCCAATCTTGGGTATACTGCGACAGAGATTTCCTATCATGATT is part of the Chryseobacterium lactis genome and encodes:
- a CDS encoding pyridoxine 5'-phosphate synthase, which codes for MTKLSVNINKIATLRNARGGETPSVTEAAIKIQEFGGQGITIHPRPDERHITRKDVYDLKPLVTTEFNIEGNPHQSFIDMVLEVKPEQVTLVPDADDAITSNAGWDTKKHLDFLTEIIAEFKNAGIRTSIFLDPLPELVEYAAKTGADRIELYTEAYAKDYLSNKEQAIKPYYDTAVAATEFNLGINAGHDLSLDNLKYFADNIPNLLEVSIGHALVSEALYMGLENTVQAYLKRLAKW
- a CDS encoding alpha/beta fold hydrolase, whose protein sequence is MEILNSKIFGENQSATPLLVFHGLFGMLDNWGSFGKDLGEYLPVHLIDLRNHGRSFHSESMSHDDLADDIAHYMDHYGIQKAHVLGHSLGGKAVMQFAIRYPEKVEKLIVVDITPKAYPPHHQGVIKALESVDFNTVGSRNDVEAVLSQYIPERSTIQFLTKNLYWDDNKKLKWRFNLKTLSEKYNEFVSNAIKFGVFEGETLFIAGEKSNYILPQDEFGIKQQFPKAKIVTIKNAGHWVQAENPVDFAAVVKVFLGIG
- a CDS encoding mechanosensitive ion channel family protein — its product is MNDQLQETKNFIQELSEQLYIYISRISPAGLDWVFHIIVKLSLLLILLLITDFVFKFIINFIFRLFHNQEKFPILNSIYQSKITNSVAHFAALIVVGSIQGSIFPENALPKTTIFIIRCINLGLVLILAGMLYRSLSAFRNYFSIKQDFYKIMALNAISETVKILGLFIFTVLGICVIFGIKGTTIVGSLGAITAVLVLVFRDTILGFVTGLHVATSKNLKVGDWVSIPKYTIEGNITEINLLTTKITNFDKTVSTIPTYDLMTTEIKNMQVMSESNTRRIKKSIYFNINSFKFLNDEDIERLKEINLISDYLEERTIEIRKEKEGLEHKDKVVNGRQLTNIGVFRYYAQKYIENDPDVDKNGTRMVRQLEITPQGLPLEIYCFANDSKWERFEQIQADIFDHLLVASKEFELQVMQVSVKV
- a CDS encoding MvdC family ATP-grasp ribosomal peptide maturase; translated protein: MILCITHSQDFYNIDIFFEYLTSQNIPYFRLNSDRLNHLQKISVDENSFELTDECGNTIHSDTIKGVWHRKAWKISIPEELDQEYEKIFLNEYGSLRSNLITVLEDIPWINPYENEKKVDGNKLFQLKIAHKNNLTVPQTIFSNDEEKINAFFYQYCKGKAIAKLHGVTAKTMSGENMISTTVIEEESLEHLSDIAYCPMIFQPYIEKEYELRIVYVDGDFFTGKINNSENADWRLSREGYFWSAYELPEDIKINLTSMMKEMGLYIGAIDMIKGRDGKYYFLEVNPQGEWGMLQKELNFPIAERIADNLIKRINFHE
- a CDS encoding MvdD family ATP-grasp ribosomal peptide maturase — encoded protein: MNKILIITHTLDNFSIEKVTEYVEQNNYEVIRFDVDLYPLQNKLSTVFQDGEWVSILETADKKYRLDDISAVWYRRAYNIGNGLKEEIEGKFYGATMGEIRNTLFGFIESVDTYSLGKPSVYRRLDSKEEQLKVAHKIGLTIPETCLTNNPEEAKKFIVKHQNVIAKMQTGFAIYEDGVENVVFTNVVSEDKLEELDSLLYCPMQFQKMIQKKRELRITIVGRDVYAFEIDSQQSEDAKVDWRKDGINLIDKWKRTELPEDVEEKLLELLDVYHVDYGAIDMIVSPEDEYYFIEINAAGEFFWLDNLTEGNMISKSIADVLCDKAPRRNNMVMA
- a CDS encoding NAD-dependent epimerase/dehydratase family protein; amino-acid sequence: MVFVTGATGILGRIIVLELLKRGKNVRASKRPGSNLNEVRHSYSFYTENPDDFFNKIEWVDVNFDDSDSLQTALKGVEEVYHCAAKVSFHPKDEKEMYHTNIKGTESLLFACEGSEVKKFLHVSSVAVLDNFNEKGELDEDSDFNPKLEHSAYAISKHLSEMEVWRASAEGLNVIIINPGMIVGSGNWSQSSGELFSTFEDNGFTFSGGSAYVDVRDVAKTAIELMENNIFGERFIIVSENKKFTELAKQIRTRLGLKDAKVLSQSVLNIGRLANTLFGWLIPKLKMVTKSNIEAISSFNTISNHKVTEKLNYQFIPIQESIDFHLNNYINDKKLKK
- a CDS encoding AMP-dependent synthetase/ligase, encoding MNLAEAIILKNVEKHPIKAAIGFKKKDAAWKELSWKKFSEIIFKTANALRSSGIQDGDKVAIYSDNSSEWMIVDLAAMAIGAITVPIYSTNNAEQAEYILSDSEAKAVLVGNQAQYDACLEILNKENNRLETIIVSKKAVWIKKEFNSFYLEDFIAKASQELEICKKDNDDTATLIYTSGTTGIPKGVMLTHGNFIKAFDSHFEFFEFKKFEEELSLAFLPLSHVFERSWSLLCLYGGARVYFLEDPKNVAKALEEVKPTAMCTVPRFFQKVYAGVLEKAEEGSSFKKKIFDWALKTGWETAELRRNERPIPLGLKIKESVADMLVFSKIKEKMGGRLWFLPCGGASLSPEVTRFFESVGIHITVGYGLTETTATLTLFPLTHFEHATSGKPLPGVEIRIGENDEIQARGNGIMKGYYNRPEETQKVFTEDGWFKTGDAGKFDEHGNLVITDRIKDLMKTSNGKYIAPQQIENLLTNNNFIQQIMLIAEGRQFVSALIVPNFEFLQDYIKKNNIPFTNWEEAVKNDKVINLYKEKIKELQNHLADYEKVKKFTLMPAEFDINTGEITPTLKVKRNVVIKKYADIIEKMY
- a CDS encoding microviridin/marinostatin family tricyclic proteinase inhibitor, whose product is MENNNSKKKPFFASFLEKQVKDPETVKGGTDMSIPERDAITKPLIDTVTTPQADLQHTMKYPSDGDEDTAQL